One genomic window of Terriglobales bacterium includes the following:
- a CDS encoding helix-turn-helix domain-containing protein, whose protein sequence is MNAASAMVQGAELRTRRPAPALAQLLGCYWWVDIVQGTRLRTFPDACTTISIVVRPDAAPESYFIGPRLVPRESSPAIGHSVFGVRLRPGAAFLFTSTPVCRFVGERKLLAEVAPADAARFEERVAGASTVDQHFDALEELMLFRLAGCSVHPCVRKAIDIVEQSGGQVRIAELARCCEVSTRRLGHLLNTWVGLSPKTLARVTRFQKFLEQMEHEPNESAAARAVDLGYFDQAHLTKEVAQFFGATPGRMSPHQVADLSKTRCG, encoded by the coding sequence GTGAATGCCGCTAGCGCCATGGTGCAGGGAGCCGAATTGCGAACGCGACGCCCGGCTCCTGCTTTAGCTCAGCTTCTCGGATGCTATTGGTGGGTCGACATCGTACAAGGGACGCGCCTGCGTACTTTTCCTGATGCCTGCACCACCATATCAATCGTAGTCCGACCGGACGCAGCTCCGGAATCCTACTTCATAGGCCCGCGGCTCGTACCGCGTGAGAGTAGTCCTGCGATCGGGCATTCCGTGTTTGGTGTACGCCTCAGACCTGGCGCGGCATTTCTTTTCACGAGCACTCCTGTCTGCCGTTTCGTCGGGGAGCGAAAGCTCCTCGCGGAGGTCGCTCCCGCGGATGCTGCACGATTTGAAGAACGTGTTGCCGGAGCGTCCACCGTCGACCAGCATTTCGATGCTCTTGAGGAACTCATGCTTTTCCGTCTTGCCGGGTGCTCTGTTCATCCCTGCGTGCGGAAGGCAATTGACATCGTGGAACAAAGCGGTGGGCAGGTACGAATCGCCGAACTCGCGCGCTGCTGTGAAGTGAGCACTCGGCGCCTCGGACATCTGCTGAACACGTGGGTAGGCCTTTCGCCGAAGACGTTAGCGCGTGTCACTCGCTTCCAAAAGTTTCTGGAACAGATGGAGCACGAACCGAATGAATCTGCTGCGGCCCGTGCCGTCGATCTCGGCTACTTCGACCAGGCGCATCTCACTAAAGAGGTCGCCCAATTCTTTGGCGCGACTCCGGGGCGAATGTCTCCGCACCAAGTAGCCGATCTTTCAAAAACCCGCTGTGGGTAA
- a CDS encoding PEGA domain-containing protein gives MRFRFLVPAVVVAATCSQLSAAEPRAEQESAKYRAARVFVTDSQSWEVGAAAGGSADGFGATGNGGARPQTAEVIKTFGERCNQVVMNNKKEAADYVVVLDHEGGKSFVLRKNKVAVFDRRSGDVVVSRSTRSLGNSVQDACEAINKHWQEHGAEMRSADLRLESAPANGRAKLNIASNPDGAEIEVDGAFMGNAPAVLELEPGDHTVTLRKAGYRLWQRKMRVSGGQARLNGALEPVDLAASAAQ, from the coding sequence ATGAGATTCAGATTTCTCGTTCCAGCCGTAGTCGTCGCCGCAACGTGCTCACAACTTTCTGCCGCCGAACCGAGAGCGGAACAGGAATCTGCAAAGTACCGTGCAGCCCGTGTGTTCGTGACCGACAGCCAGTCATGGGAGGTCGGTGCTGCAGCCGGAGGTTCCGCAGATGGCTTCGGCGCCACCGGGAATGGCGGTGCCCGTCCGCAGACGGCAGAAGTTATCAAAACTTTCGGAGAGCGCTGCAATCAGGTAGTGATGAACAACAAGAAAGAAGCTGCAGACTACGTCGTGGTTCTCGATCACGAGGGCGGCAAATCCTTCGTTTTACGCAAGAACAAAGTCGCGGTGTTCGACCGCCGTTCGGGAGACGTGGTTGTCAGCCGCTCCACTCGTTCGCTGGGCAATTCCGTGCAGGACGCATGCGAAGCAATCAACAAGCATTGGCAGGAACACGGAGCCGAAATGCGCTCTGCTGATCTGCGCTTGGAAAGCGCCCCCGCCAATGGTCGTGCCAAATTGAACATTGCTTCGAATCCAGACGGAGCCGAGATCGAAGTTGATGGTGCTTTCATGGGCAACGCACCCGCGGTGCTCGAACTCGAGCCCGGCGATCACACAGTCACGTTGAGGAAGGCAGGTTATCGCCTGTGGCAGCGAAAAATGCGAGTCAGCGGCGGCCAGGCAAGACTCAACGGAGCTCTTGAACCTGTCGATCTGGCGGCTTCTGCGGCGCAGTAA
- a CDS encoding ABC transporter ATP-binding protein: MSTTELVQEEKLLRKPLSPKRLTIRTLLRPHTGALLLGLLAVVGESAANLLEPWPLKIVLDNVLHSKASNGWLNGFIHQVAGYDPLAILKFACVAVVCVAILDAISSYAEKYLTTSVGQWVTHDLRHALYSHLQRLSLAYHDQKRTGDLISTVTSDIDSIQSFITSGLLGVFINMITLVGMVVVMFYLNWRFTLIALSIAPVLFAIVYTYTRRIKKASREVRKKESEIVSVIEEVLGSIRVVKAFAREDYESKRLEEESLEGVEVALRARGLKAKLAPIVQIIVAVGTFLVLWFGGRMVLAGAITAGSLVVFIQYLSKMYKPMQELSKMTDSYSKALVGYERIQEILETEREVKDLPKAKTAPRFKGKIEFDQVNFSYSPESPILEDLSLTIEPGQVAAFVGPTGAGKTTIISLIPRFYDPTSGIIKIDGVDVRRFKQRSLRQQISFVLQETVLFHGPVWQNIAYGKPEATRSEIIRAAELANAAEFIDRMPEGYNTIVGERGMTLSGGQRQRIAIARAIIRNTPILILDEPTSDLDAGSEKLVYEALDRLMAGKTVITIAHRLSTIRSADVIFVIKDGRRAEQGTHDELVRDGGVYAELERLQMGQEQPAEKLAS; encoded by the coding sequence GTGTCTACAACTGAACTCGTACAGGAAGAGAAGTTGTTGCGGAAGCCGCTGTCGCCAAAGCGGCTGACGATTCGCACACTCCTGCGCCCACATACTGGCGCACTTCTTTTGGGTTTGCTGGCTGTTGTCGGAGAGTCAGCCGCGAATCTGCTCGAACCATGGCCGCTGAAAATCGTGTTGGATAACGTTCTGCACAGCAAGGCCTCCAATGGCTGGCTGAACGGATTTATTCATCAAGTCGCAGGTTACGATCCGCTCGCAATCTTGAAATTCGCGTGTGTCGCGGTCGTCTGTGTCGCGATTCTCGATGCAATCTCGTCCTATGCGGAGAAGTACCTAACTACCAGCGTGGGACAATGGGTAACCCACGATCTGCGACACGCTCTCTATTCCCACCTGCAGCGCCTGTCGCTCGCTTATCACGATCAGAAGCGCACTGGCGACTTGATCAGCACCGTTACGAGTGACATCGACTCAATACAAAGCTTCATTACCTCCGGGCTGCTGGGCGTATTCATCAACATGATCACGCTTGTCGGCATGGTCGTGGTGATGTTCTACCTCAACTGGCGATTCACCCTGATCGCGCTCTCAATAGCCCCGGTGCTGTTCGCGATTGTTTACACATACACACGCCGCATCAAGAAAGCCTCGCGCGAGGTACGCAAGAAGGAAAGTGAGATCGTATCGGTCATCGAAGAGGTGTTGGGATCGATCCGCGTGGTAAAGGCTTTCGCACGCGAAGACTACGAGTCAAAGCGGCTCGAAGAAGAGAGTCTCGAGGGTGTCGAAGTCGCGCTGCGGGCGCGCGGCTTAAAAGCCAAGCTCGCGCCGATTGTGCAGATCATCGTCGCTGTCGGTACGTTTCTTGTTCTGTGGTTCGGCGGGCGCATGGTTCTCGCCGGAGCCATCACCGCAGGCTCGCTAGTTGTTTTCATTCAGTACCTCAGCAAGATGTACAAGCCGATGCAGGAGCTCTCGAAGATGACAGACTCATACTCGAAAGCTCTCGTGGGCTACGAACGGATCCAGGAAATCCTCGAAACCGAGCGCGAGGTGAAAGACCTGCCCAAAGCGAAAACCGCGCCGCGATTCAAGGGCAAGATCGAATTCGATCAAGTAAACTTCTCCTATTCACCGGAGTCGCCGATCCTGGAGGACTTGAGCCTGACGATCGAGCCCGGACAGGTCGCCGCCTTCGTTGGGCCCACCGGCGCAGGCAAGACGACCATCATCAGCCTCATCCCACGCTTCTACGATCCAACATCGGGAATCATTAAGATCGATGGTGTCGACGTGCGCCGCTTCAAGCAGCGATCTTTGCGGCAACAGATCAGCTTCGTTCTCCAGGAAACCGTTCTCTTCCACGGGCCGGTGTGGCAGAACATCGCCTATGGAAAACCGGAGGCGACACGCAGCGAGATCATTCGCGCCGCCGAACTCGCGAACGCCGCGGAGTTCATCGACCGCATGCCCGAGGGCTATAACACGATTGTCGGCGAGCGTGGCATGACACTCTCCGGCGGACAGCGCCAGCGCATAGCCATAGCGCGCGCCATCATTCGCAACACACCCATACTCATTCTCGACGAACCTACTTCAGACCTCGATGCCGGTTCGGAGAAGCTGGTGTACGAGGCGCTCGATCGGCTTATGGCGGGAAAGACGGTCATCACTATTGCACATCGCCTATCTACCATCCGCTCGGCGGATGTAATTTTCGTGATCAAGGACGGAAGGCGGGCAGAGCAGGGTACCCACGATGAACTAGTGCGAGATGGAGGCGTCTATGCCGAGTTGGAACGTTTGCAGATGGGACAAGAACAACCAGCGGAAAAGCTCGCCAGCTGA
- a CDS encoding cytochrome c — MSIEEQHGREVYETSCAICHNAYKKEPLQGPALIGMFRKQALPSGMPATDEHVRDTILTGRRNMPPFNVVLDERQLNDLMAFLHTL; from the coding sequence TTGAGTATTGAGGAGCAGCACGGACGTGAAGTCTACGAGACGAGTTGCGCCATCTGCCACAACGCCTACAAGAAAGAGCCCTTGCAAGGTCCTGCGCTCATTGGCATGTTCCGAAAGCAGGCCCTCCCAAGCGGAATGCCTGCAACCGACGAGCACGTCCGCGACACTATTCTGACAGGACGCCGCAACATGCCGCCGTTCAACGTGGTTCTCGACGAGAGGCAGCTCAACGACTTGATGGCCTTCCTGCATACGCTTTAA
- a CDS encoding UvrD-helicase domain-containing protein — protein sequence MDLSTLNPQQREAAETVNGPVLILAGAGSGKTRVITHRIAHLIEDHGVAPDSILAVTFTNKAAAEMGERVSRLVGHFSVAQPRISTFHSFCVRLLRRDIEALRIGDQGLTKSFAIYDEADQQSLVKAAIRRLGIDDKQLTPRSVLGRISWAKNHMLDPQEVYLNSADPNTERVAHVYEIYRQELRKANALDFDDLLLEAVRLLKSSGEVRRRYNQRYEYILIDEYQDTNRPQYELMKLLAGEHHNICVVGDEDQSIYSWRGADIRNILEFERDFPEVKIIRLEQNYRSTQNILEGASAVVSNNKQRKGKTLWTDRTGGTPIYYYEAPDGENEALFAADYMSRFLKEPSETDEPRRAAILYRTNSQSRLFEEALRRYGLTYNVVGGFSFYERAEIKDMISYLKLLQNPDDSIALLRVVNTPPRGIGKTTLETLERLSLETGVSMWSAMEQTIQEKLLPGRAVQALADFKQIIEDARAMLGGSFVERLAADAASQSDKQLAVSNKLNPVVPAPSPVGEDVMGDEAANEDESISFDFGSNNQHELFGSWEQPEPVEAPRRIVETQSASDGSLPEGQGEPSAWADETAVEGFRAPGSAATLPEVIKFLIDRTGYVKALEEEASPESFSRIENLQELVNAARDSADRGETLGEFLDHAALVSDTDQYEEGSRITLMTLHSAKGLEFPLVFLVGMEEGLFPHSRTFLNPEEMEEERRLCYVGMTRAMDTLVVSRARYRRRYGSDLPEASVPSRFLEEIPPQLMEEIGGSRRSSAREAAFSAAAFSEVDEGRHYSYEDEDQSAAARARIGRSLASERAYSTKRNGDRSSPYQSIDNIAEFFASRGKKFSRPKVEVAEPTGKRGFRPGQRVRHPKYGEGTVYKREGDGDEAKLTVQFPQFGLKKLVEKFAQLERV from the coding sequence TTGGACCTCAGTACCCTCAATCCGCAACAGCGGGAGGCCGCCGAGACTGTGAACGGGCCGGTGCTGATCCTGGCCGGAGCGGGATCGGGCAAGACTCGCGTCATTACGCATCGGATCGCACATCTGATCGAGGACCACGGCGTAGCGCCCGACTCGATCTTAGCGGTCACGTTCACCAACAAGGCCGCGGCCGAGATGGGCGAACGCGTGAGCCGGCTCGTCGGGCACTTCTCCGTCGCCCAGCCGCGAATCTCGACCTTCCATTCCTTTTGCGTACGCTTGCTGCGGCGCGACATCGAAGCGCTGCGCATTGGCGATCAGGGACTGACTAAATCTTTTGCCATCTACGACGAAGCGGATCAGCAGTCGCTGGTGAAAGCGGCTATTCGTCGCCTCGGCATTGACGACAAGCAGCTCACCCCGCGCAGTGTTCTTGGGCGCATCTCTTGGGCGAAGAATCACATGCTCGATCCACAGGAGGTGTATCTCAACTCTGCCGATCCGAATACCGAACGCGTCGCGCATGTTTACGAGATCTATCGCCAGGAGCTGCGCAAGGCCAATGCCTTGGACTTCGACGATCTCCTGCTCGAGGCCGTGCGTCTGCTGAAGAGTTCGGGCGAGGTGCGCCGCCGCTATAACCAGCGCTACGAATACATCCTCATCGACGAATATCAGGACACGAACCGCCCGCAATATGAGCTGATGAAGCTGCTTGCGGGGGAACACCACAACATCTGTGTAGTCGGGGATGAAGATCAGTCGATCTATTCCTGGCGTGGCGCCGACATTCGCAACATTCTCGAGTTCGAGCGCGACTTTCCCGAAGTGAAAATCATTCGCCTCGAGCAGAACTACCGCTCGACGCAGAACATCCTCGAAGGCGCATCGGCGGTGGTGAGCAACAACAAGCAGCGCAAGGGCAAGACGCTGTGGACCGATCGCACCGGCGGGACTCCGATTTACTACTACGAAGCACCCGATGGCGAGAATGAAGCGCTCTTCGCTGCTGATTACATGTCACGCTTCTTGAAAGAACCGAGCGAGACCGATGAGCCTCGCCGTGCCGCAATTCTCTATCGCACCAACTCACAGTCGCGGTTGTTCGAAGAGGCTCTGCGTCGTTATGGGCTGACGTATAACGTCGTAGGCGGCTTTTCCTTCTACGAGCGCGCCGAGATCAAGGACATGATCTCGTACCTGAAGCTCCTGCAGAACCCCGACGACTCGATTGCGTTACTGCGTGTGGTCAACACGCCACCGCGTGGTATCGGCAAGACGACACTAGAGACGCTGGAAAGACTCTCACTCGAAACCGGAGTGAGCATGTGGAGCGCCATGGAGCAGACGATTCAGGAGAAGCTGCTCCCCGGGCGCGCCGTTCAGGCGCTCGCCGATTTCAAGCAGATCATCGAGGATGCGCGGGCGATGCTGGGCGGGAGTTTTGTGGAGCGCCTCGCCGCAGACGCTGCTTCGCAGAGCGATAAGCAATTAGCAGTGAGCAACAAGCTGAACCCTGTGGTACCGGCGCCCTCACCTGTGGGCGAAGATGTCATGGGTGACGAAGCGGCAAACGAAGATGAAAGCATCAGCTTTGATTTTGGTTCCAACAATCAACATGAGTTGTTTGGATCGTGGGAACAGCCAGAACCTGTTGAGGCCCCACGCAGAATCGTAGAGACGCAGTCCGCCTCAGACGGATCTTTACCTGAAGGTCAGGGCGAGCCATCCGCATGGGCGGACGAGACGGCCGTCGAGGGCTTCCGTGCGCCGGGCAGCGCGGCAACATTGCCAGAGGTCATTAAGTTCCTTATTGATCGCACCGGCTATGTGAAGGCCCTCGAAGAAGAAGCCTCGCCTGAGTCGTTTTCCCGAATTGAAAACCTTCAGGAACTCGTAAATGCCGCGCGCGATTCGGCCGATCGCGGTGAAACTCTGGGCGAGTTCCTCGATCATGCCGCACTGGTGAGCGACACGGATCAATATGAAGAAGGCTCGCGCATTACGCTGATGACACTGCACTCGGCCAAGGGCCTTGAGTTCCCGCTCGTATTCCTCGTCGGAATGGAAGAAGGCCTTTTCCCTCATTCGCGCACGTTCCTTAATCCTGAAGAGATGGAGGAGGAACGCCGTCTCTGTTATGTCGGAATGACGCGCGCGATGGATACGTTAGTAGTGAGTCGTGCGCGGTATCGCCGCCGCTACGGCAGTGATCTGCCCGAGGCCAGCGTGCCCTCGCGGTTTCTCGAAGAAATTCCGCCTCAGTTGATGGAGGAGATCGGTGGCTCGCGTCGCAGCAGCGCGCGAGAAGCAGCATTCAGCGCCGCGGCCTTTAGCGAAGTCGACGAAGGCCGCCATTACAGCTATGAGGACGAAGATCAGAGCGCCGCGGCCCGAGCACGCATAGGACGCTCGCTCGCATCGGAGAGAGCCTATTCGACCAAGCGCAACGGGGACAGAAGTTCGCCGTATCAGTCGATCGACAACATCGCCGAATTCTTTGCTTCACGTGGCAAGAAGTTCTCGCGCCCGAAAGTCGAAGTCGCTGAGCCGACGGGCAAACGCGGATTTCGTCCCGGCCAGCGCGTTCGTCATCCGAAGTATGGAGAAGGCACAGTCTACAAGCGCGAGGGTGACGGAGACGAGGCCAAGCTTACGGTACAATTCCCGCAGTTCGGACTCAAGAAGTTGGTCGAAAAGTTCGCGCAACTCGAGAGAGTGTGA
- a CDS encoding serine/threonine-protein kinase produces the protein MDRSPSSPVPPSPPSSSSSRSSASLRAESGRILPGTLLADRYRIVALIGRGGMGEVYRAEDLKLDQDVALKFLPEKLVQDGVALARFHREVRIAREISHPNVCRVFDIGEANGVPFISMEYVDGEDLSTLLRRIGRLPQDKAIDISRQLCAGLAIAHDHGVLHRDLKPANVMLDDRGKVRIMDFGLAGVATDIQGQEISSGTPAYMAPEQLTGKEVTILSDIYSLGLVLYEVFTGKRAFEASNLNDLLRLREHSSVTNPSHVVHDLDPLVERVILRCLEADSVKRPKTALQVAAALPGGDPLAAALAAGETPSPQMVAAAGGENALAPRVAWSFLALALIGFIAVLWVARYSTDLALYPVEKSPEVLEDHAREIAVKAGYTQARDHAFGFKRNYAYLLYRNARKMSSPHGEPISGSNPGALAFNYRQSPEVLIPHNAGSQVQLDDPPYETSGMVLVSLDSLGRLRFFRAVPSQDESLSSALEPNWQEMFQQAGLDLNRFASAPAKWLPDEPFDRQRDWEGTYEGDNTPIHVSAASYHGKPVHFQVITPWTKAADWTPQRSTSRTGTIAVLTVATGGVFLILAAVIFARKNVRLGRGDRKGAFRLAAFYFLASCTARILLAHHVADTNAELSLLVVPGALALLVAVMIWGYYIALEPYVRRRWPEYLISWTRLLGGNYRDAMVGRDLLAGCLIGCCLALVEHVINALPAWFNLAGQTPINGDGAILGTTAKFLGMLLFAGIGGIFFSLTILFLFFLVRAVTRNYWGSILVIGLLLTLINLGRENVIAETLGAVLLAVLGLLALLRFGLLALIAAVSVQNMLQVFPVALDPSRWYFARGFVPAMIVLALTIYGFRTSLGGRPVFRVLTDDQ, from the coding sequence TTGGATCGCAGTCCCTCTTCGCCTGTTCCGCCATCTCCGCCGTCATCGTCTTCGAGCCGCAGTTCAGCTTCCCTGCGTGCTGAGAGCGGCCGCATCCTTCCCGGCACCCTGCTCGCGGACCGTTATCGCATCGTGGCTCTCATCGGTCGCGGAGGTATGGGCGAAGTCTATCGCGCGGAAGATCTCAAGCTCGATCAGGATGTCGCGCTGAAGTTCCTGCCGGAAAAGCTGGTGCAGGATGGAGTTGCGCTGGCACGCTTCCACCGCGAAGTTCGCATTGCACGTGAGATCTCGCATCCCAACGTGTGTCGCGTCTTCGATATAGGTGAAGCGAACGGCGTGCCCTTCATCAGCATGGAGTATGTCGACGGAGAAGATCTCTCAACACTTCTTCGCCGTATCGGCCGTCTGCCGCAAGACAAAGCCATCGACATCTCGCGCCAGTTATGTGCGGGCCTGGCAATTGCCCATGATCACGGCGTGTTGCATCGCGACCTGAAACCAGCAAATGTGATGCTCGACGATCGCGGCAAGGTCCGCATCATGGACTTCGGCCTTGCCGGTGTTGCCACTGACATTCAAGGGCAGGAAATCAGCTCAGGAACCCCAGCGTACATGGCGCCTGAGCAGCTCACGGGAAAAGAAGTCACGATTCTGAGCGATATCTATTCGCTTGGCCTCGTGCTCTACGAGGTGTTCACCGGCAAGCGAGCGTTTGAAGCCAGCAATCTGAACGACCTGCTGCGGTTGCGGGAGCACAGCTCCGTCACTAATCCAAGTCATGTGGTGCATGATCTCGATCCGCTAGTCGAGCGAGTCATTCTGCGTTGCCTGGAAGCGGATTCGGTGAAGCGCCCTAAAACGGCACTCCAGGTCGCCGCCGCGCTTCCTGGAGGCGATCCACTGGCAGCGGCACTCGCAGCCGGGGAGACTCCATCTCCGCAAATGGTAGCTGCAGCCGGCGGAGAGAATGCATTGGCGCCCCGAGTTGCGTGGTCCTTCTTAGCGCTCGCGTTAATCGGTTTCATCGCAGTGCTTTGGGTCGCTCGCTATTCCACCGACCTTGCCTTGTATCCAGTAGAGAAGAGTCCCGAAGTGCTCGAAGATCACGCACGCGAGATTGCGGTGAAGGCAGGGTACACACAGGCGCGCGACCATGCTTTCGGATTCAAGCGCAACTATGCCTATTTGCTCTACCGAAATGCGCGAAAAATGTCATCGCCGCATGGTGAGCCGATTTCCGGATCGAACCCCGGAGCGCTAGCCTTCAACTATCGGCAAAGCCCAGAAGTCTTGATTCCTCACAATGCCGGTTCTCAGGTGCAACTTGACGATCCTCCGTACGAGACCTCGGGAATGGTGCTCGTCTCTCTGGATTCGCTCGGTAGATTGCGCTTCTTTCGTGCTGTACCTTCACAGGACGAGTCTTTATCTTCAGCGCTCGAGCCGAACTGGCAGGAAATGTTCCAGCAGGCCGGGCTCGATCTGAATCGGTTCGCGAGCGCGCCGGCAAAATGGCTTCCTGACGAACCTTTCGATAGGCAGCGAGATTGGGAAGGGACTTATGAAGGTGATAACACGCCCATCCACGTTAGTGCTGCGTCGTACCACGGCAAGCCAGTCCATTTTCAGGTGATCACACCCTGGACGAAGGCGGCCGATTGGACGCCGCAACGCAGCACAAGTCGGACTGGCACCATCGCTGTGCTGACCGTTGCCACCGGCGGCGTTTTCCTGATTTTGGCTGCTGTGATTTTTGCGCGAAAGAATGTACGCCTGGGGCGAGGAGATCGTAAGGGGGCCTTTCGGCTGGCAGCCTTCTACTTCCTGGCAAGTTGCACCGCGCGAATTCTGCTCGCCCACCATGTTGCAGATACCAACGCAGAACTGAGTCTATTAGTTGTTCCCGGAGCGTTGGCCCTGCTGGTCGCAGTAATGATTTGGGGGTATTACATTGCGCTGGAGCCGTATGTTCGCCGGCGCTGGCCGGAGTATCTGATCTCCTGGACGCGCTTGCTGGGCGGCAATTATCGCGATGCCATGGTTGGACGCGATCTGCTCGCCGGATGTTTGATCGGATGCTGTCTCGCCCTCGTCGAGCACGTGATCAATGCTTTACCCGCCTGGTTTAACCTCGCCGGACAAACGCCGATCAATGGCGACGGTGCCATTTTAGGAACGACGGCAAAGTTTCTTGGAATGCTTCTGTTTGCCGGGATCGGTGGAATCTTCTTTAGCCTCACCATCCTGTTCTTGTTTTTCCTTGTACGAGCTGTAACACGAAACTACTGGGGATCAATTCTGGTAATCGGCCTCCTTCTCACTCTTATCAATCTAGGCCGCGAGAACGTGATCGCGGAGACGCTCGGGGCAGTGCTGCTCGCCGTCCTGGGATTGCTGGCGCTTCTTCGCTTTGGATTACTCGCCTTGATTGCAGCGGTTAGCGTGCAAAACATGCTTCAAGTATTTCCCGTCGCGCTCGACCCTTCGCGCTGGTACTTCGCGCGCGGGTTTGTGCCGGCAATGATTGTGTTAGCGCTGACGATCTACGGCTTCCGGACCTCCTTGGGCGGACGTCCCGTATTCCGCGTCCTGACCGACGATCAATAG
- a CDS encoding GNAT family N-acetyltransferase — METSAHSPVLNMLISDAMTGHMPAIHLRPFKPGDEAAFRSLNEAWIAKYFVIEPADRVVLENPVANILRPGGHIFMALAENRPVGCCALLPMGPGEFELAKMAVLEQERGRGIGRKVLEYAITQAKKLGAERLYLETNRKLANAIHLYESVGFQHVSPEQVIPSPYARANVFMEMQI, encoded by the coding sequence ATGGAAACCTCAGCCCATTCACCGGTTCTGAACATGTTGATCTCAGACGCAATGACCGGGCACATGCCTGCGATCCATTTACGACCGTTCAAGCCCGGCGACGAAGCTGCATTCCGCAGTCTCAACGAAGCCTGGATCGCGAAGTATTTTGTGATCGAGCCGGCAGATCGCGTTGTCTTGGAGAACCCCGTGGCCAATATTCTTCGGCCAGGCGGACATATTTTCATGGCGCTCGCCGAGAACCGGCCGGTGGGCTGCTGTGCGTTGCTCCCCATGGGACCTGGAGAGTTCGAACTCGCCAAGATGGCTGTGTTGGAACAAGAGCGTGGTCGCGGCATTGGGCGGAAGGTACTCGAGTATGCGATCACGCAAGCAAAGAAGCTGGGTGCAGAGCGGCTATACCTCGAAACAAATCGCAAGCTCGCGAATGCGATTCATCTTTACGAATCAGTTGGCTTTCAGCACGTCTCTCCAGAGCAGGTAATCCCTTCGCCATACGCGCGCGCCAACGTGTTCATGGAGATGCAGATTTGA
- a CDS encoding DUF3891 family protein, which translates to MIIFPITEEAHSVAPVLAWTAIEERLKQTAAEYWLVTQPSHAALAGDLAAALRENLFGAIDQTVARCIALHDAGWSMDDAEQIQRLRSQSKQKPSSFLDASTDSFLQAWTGSIETAAKFAPIGGYLVSRHFERLSLWADEKSAAKVEAFRKREKERQQKLKKSLNRDDTALERLVDALQFCDVLSLYLCCGSSRTVKFEKPAITLSRKGDEYRLDPSPFREAKQFSFSALRHPVSSGKKGQSGATFYINL; encoded by the coding sequence ATGATCATCTTTCCCATTACGGAAGAAGCACACTCGGTCGCTCCAGTGCTCGCGTGGACCGCGATTGAAGAGCGTCTGAAGCAAACTGCTGCAGAGTATTGGCTGGTCACGCAGCCTTCGCATGCGGCGCTTGCTGGTGACCTGGCGGCCGCGCTACGCGAGAACTTATTTGGTGCAATCGATCAGACCGTGGCGCGATGCATCGCCCTGCACGATGCGGGCTGGAGCATGGATGACGCCGAGCAGATTCAGCGTTTGCGCAGCCAGTCGAAACAAAAGCCTTCGAGTTTTCTCGACGCATCCACTGACAGCTTTCTCCAGGCTTGGACCGGATCCATCGAGACCGCCGCCAAGTTCGCTCCGATCGGGGGATATCTTGTGAGCCGCCACTTCGAGCGACTGTCGCTCTGGGCCGATGAGAAAAGCGCGGCTAAAGTCGAAGCGTTTCGTAAGCGGGAAAAGGAACGGCAGCAGAAGCTGAAGAAAAGCCTAAATCGAGACGACACTGCGTTGGAGCGGCTGGTGGACGCACTCCAATTCTGTGACGTTCTCTCACTGTATCTGTGTTGCGGATCGTCGCGAACAGTGAAATTCGAGAAACCAGCAATCACGCTCAGCCGCAAAGGAGATGAGTATCGTCTGGACCCATCTCCATTTCGGGAAGCGAAGCAATTCAGCTTTTCAGCGCTGCGGCACCCCGTATCGAGCGGTAAGAAAGGACAGTCGGGTGCTACGTTCTATATCAATCTGTAA